The Ficedula albicollis isolate OC2 chromosome 5, FicAlb1.5, whole genome shotgun sequence genome includes the window NNNNNNNNNNNNNNNNNNNNNNNNNNNNNNNNNNNNNNNNNNNNNNNNNNNNNNNNNNNNNNNNNNNNNNNNNNNNNNNNNNNNNNNNNNNNNNNNNNNNNNNNNNNNNNNNNNNNNNNNNNNNNNNNNNNNNNNNNNNNNNNNNNNNNNNNNNNNNNNNNNNNNNNNNNNNNNNNNNNNNNNNNNNNNNNNNNNNNNNNNNNNNNNNNNNNNNNNNNNNNNNNNNNNNNNNNNNNNNNNNNNNNNNNNNNNNNNNNNNNNNNNNNNNNNNNNNNNNNNNNNNNNNNNNNNNNNNNNNNNNNNNNNNNNNNNNNNNNNNNNNNNNNNNNNNNNNNNNNNNNNNNNNNNNNNNNNNNNNNNNNNNNNNNNNNNNNNNNNNNNNNNNNNNNNNNNNNNNNNNNNNNNNNNNNNNNNNNNNNNNNNNNNNNNNNNNNNNNNNNNNNNNNNNNNNNNNNNNNNNNNNNNNNNNNNNNNNNNNNNNNNNNNNNNNNNNNNNNNNNNNNNNNNNNNNNNNNNNNNNNNNNNNNNNNNNNNNNNNNNNNNNNNNNNNNNNNNNNNNNNNNNNNNNNNNNNNNNNNNNNNNNNNNNNNNNNNNNNNNNNNNNNNNNNNNNNNNNNNNNNNNNNNNNNNNNNNNNNNNNNNNNNNNNNNNNNNNNNNNNNNNNNNNNNNNNNNNNNNNNNNNNNNNNNNNNNNNNNNNNNNNNNNNNNNNNNNNNNNNNNNNNNNNNNNNNNNNNNNNNNNNNNNNNNNNNNNNNNNNNNNNNNNNNNNNNNNNNNNNNNNNNNNNNNNNNNNNNNNNNNNNNNNNNNNNNNNNNNNNNNNNNNNNNNNNNNNNNNNNNNNNNNNNNNNNNNNNNNNNNNNNNNNNNNNNNNNNNNNNNNNNNNNNNNNNNNNNNNNNNNNNNNNNNNNNNNNNNNNNNNNNNNNNNNNNNNNNNNNNNNNNNNNNNNNNNNNNNNNNNNNNNNNNNNNNNNNNNNNNNNNNNNNNNNNNNNNNNNNNNNNNNNNNNNNNNNNNNNNNNNNNNNNNNNNNNNNNNAGGGGGCAGTGGgtcactctctctctctctcactcacTCTCACTCTCTCTCCCTGCGCAGTGCCGCTCCCCGCAGCCCCGCTGGAGCGCCCAGCCCCGCTCCGACCGCAGCTCCGGGCAGTGGgtcactctctctctctctcactcacTCTCACTCTCTCTCCCTGCGCAGTGCCGCTCCCCGCAGCCCCGCTGGAGCGCCCAGCCCCGCTCCGCCCGCAGCTCCGCATGGCCCCGCGGGTGCAGAGCGTGGAAGCCCGGGGCCACTTCGTCTGCGTGCGCTGGGAGGACGGCAGCGAGAGCCGCTACCCGTGCgtgtggctgggggggggggggggggggggggggggggggggggggggggggggggggggggggggggggggggggggggggggggggggggggggggggggggggggggggggggggggggggggggggggggggggggggggggtgctgcgCCCGCAGCAGCTGGACCCGGACATCGCGGCGGCGGGGATCGCCCTGCCCGACCGCACCAAGGTAATAACCCGCACCCACACCGTCCCGCTCGTGCTCCGGCGCAGCCTGCAAACCTCACCTCGCCTTCCGGGAAGAATCACGGCCCGGGGAACTCAGATCTTCCCACCTGCATGTGAAACTTCGCTTTGTAGTCGTGCTGTGCAGAGGCTGCATAAAGCCAGCCTTCAATTTCTGTCATATaacaatgcttttaaaaattctacCGTATGCTTCATCAAGGCATCTCTTGCACATTTAATTGCACTCACACTTTTTACTCTCTTTATTCTTTAAGTAAATggcttgaaaatacaaaaaacaaatgGCAAAATGGTGATGACCTCAATCCATAACAAAAATCAGCTTATTAGCAAGTTTTCAATGTAAAATAACCTTCATCTTAGAGTGAACTCTCAAACCAAAGTTGAATCCAACAATCAGAATTAGACTAATGTCTGTATCCCTGTCTACTCATCTACATTAACATTTCTTCCTGAATAATGGAAGGTTATTGAGCAGGAGAGGATTGGAGCTGCCCTCCTTATGAACCTCAATCTTTCCTGATAGATAAAAACCTAGTAcattatttagatttttttatgctttattaGAAGCAGTACATGGCTCGGTACATGATTTagattttttatgttttattagAAGCAGTACATGGCTCCTTTGGCAAGTAcattatttagatttttttatgctttattaGAAGCAGTACATGGCTCCTTTGGCAAGCTCATTTCCTTCACTTTATActaaaagatgttttaaacATGTTGAAGACGCAGCAGTGAATCCTAGGTCAATGGGGCAGCCTTGCAGTTTGCAGAGGCTGACTCCTGTGAGTGTCTCGGCCACAGGGTCTCTGCTGAGGAATTCTGGCCTCCTAAGGTGATTGTAGGCAAAATTAAGGCAATgtaaatttgttattttattagGTAAATTAGGAGTTGTCTGCTTCCACTTAGAACCTGGTGAAAGCACGGCACTAGTGCTAAAATGATACTGATAGTGTTCTACCCTCATGTGAATGAGCAGAGTCGTGTGAATTGGGAATTGATCCCTACTCACCTGCCTTCAAATCTCAGTTGGAGGTCTGTGCTGGACTGAGCTCTCAGTTCATGACAAGCAAAGCCATGTGCTTTCTTTCCATGGTTTTTTGACTTGAAAAACccaacactttttaaaaacttatttgaCAGAGGGAAGACTTCAAAAGTAGGAGACAGATTTCTCTCCTAGCACAAGGTCCTGGTCTGtctcattctttttcttttctcacaaCCTGTCAGTGTTCTGcaagatatttttctcttctgagttGGCGTGAAGTGCTCTCCCCAGTGATATGTGCCAGTTTTTACAATTCCCTTCTCTCTGCTAAGTGCAGCTCCCACAGTGGAAACAGTCCACACAAACCAGCAAATTAAGTCACAggttgaaatgaaaatgaacatttatAACAAGTGTCAGAATTTGGATGGTGCTCGGGTtggattttcattttgctgtcatGCTTCAGGGAAAGTTTCACTCTGATATTCTTGATCTAAGTATTACAATTTCTGCCATTTCTAAGGGGTTTTGTTCTAGATgatgtttttcaaatatttttttctgaactcaCCTTTTCCTTTGTGTTGAAAGATCTGTATTACATGGCCTGATGAACACACAAGTGAATTTGAAGCTGAGTGGCTGAAAAAAAGATGCTTCTCTGAAGAAGCCAGAGCTGTAATGCGGGCAGATTTGTTTTTACCAGGTAGGAATTAAATCTCTGTCTGCCATGCGTGTGTGAAATGCAAGGGGTTTGACACTGGCAGTCCTGGTTAGAGGTGCCTGTGTGAGGACCAGGTGTACCCAGCTTATCTTTTCCCTCTTCTACCTTCTGTACCTGAGAGAAGTACAACTAATTGGGCTGAATTTACTTTCCTGaaagccttttctttccagaaaatgttAGTAGGTCTCTCACAAATGAGCCATGGACCAGCACTGGTCTGTGGCTATGCAAGTGTCTGAgtgctgtttaaaatatttaaatttttctaaaaagaaaggTTATTTGGAATTGCAAGGGACTTACAAGGGAAATACTTTTTCCCCTTATCATGGCCTTCTTGTTAAAAAGTAACTGTGTAGCATGGCAGTGTGTAGTGCTGAAGTTcaggctgtgtttgctttgcttcccGGGCATATTTTAGTGGTAGACTGTCTTTTGATCACAAAGTATTTTGTACAACTGTCCTTGTAACATTTACCCAGTACAAATCACTTACCCTGTAAAGTGAATGCTCATAACCCCCTAGGTTTGGCATGATGCATGTCATTATTACTTTGACAGCCTTTCAGACCGAGCATGAAAGTGTGAAAGCTTCCAAGGTGCCTGTGGTAGCTCTTGACAGTGTTCCTGTGAGATCTGCTGTCTCAGAATCTGTGCATCTGTGTCCAGAGTCAAGACAGAATCTGTTAAAATAGGACATTACTAATTTAAAACTTCAGTGGTGAGAAATATTCCCATTCATTTCAGTGGGTACTATAACAGACTCTTCATAGTTCAGAATGGAACTATTTTCCCCTGGTAATATAAAAATTTGTATCTACTTTAATTTTGGCAAAAATAAACGGCTTTGATTACTATTTTGGAGGGTTTGGCATGCTTCCAGAGCGAATATGGTGAAGATACAAACCTATTCAGGGAAACTAGCCTTGATTCTTCAGGTGGTAAGAacttttatttgtgaaaatgaaTATGTTATAAAAGCTAGCAGGATGTTTTGTGGGCTTTGAAGGGATAAATGTAAATTGAACATGGCTTTAATTAATTCCCAGGCAAGATAATCTAGCAACGTAAATTGAACATTGCTTTAATTAATTCCCAGGCAAGATAATCTAGATCTCAGGTTCTGTATTAATGATGAGATTTCAAGAATTCAGATGCCATGCTACTTTTTTCACCTATTATGAAGCCTTAGCTGGTTGTGCTTTGCCTTCACACCTGTGCATTTGCACAGTGATTGCTCTTGAGTGCAGTGCATGGTTTGGAAGCCAGttctctgctctgccactgctcttCCCCATTGGAGCCAACTAGGTAAAAAATATTCACCAAGGATCTGTTCCATTCCTTGGGCAATGCTTTTTCAGGTTCTGTTTCACATGGTCTGTCTGAAGAAATTGAGTGCATAAGCATTACACCAATTAACTGGCTTTTTTATTGGTGTCATTCAGCTCTTCCTCACATTCTCAGACAAGCCCTGGCTCATTATGAGTGACACCTTCTTGCAGTTTTCCCCAGGTTTCAGTTGCAAAGagaggctgcagcctgtgggtTTGCTTGCTGGCTGTTTGAGATCTGGCTGTTGTTGTGTGCTGTGGTAAGTGTGGATACACTTCCTGTGGTGAGTGGAGATGCACGCTGCAAATTGCACGTCCTTAAGCAGCTACTCATATCCCAGCAGGACAATGTCACAGCCAGTGACACAAAATGCCAGCCCTGCATGCTGATTCAACAGAGAAACACAAACCCATCAGGCTGCTGCAGTTAAAGGTTAACCTGCACTCCTGACATTATTGCAGCTGTGGCTaactttcttccttttgcaaGTGGTTAtttgctttcagtgctgctttttttttttttttttttttgtggctaactttcttccttttgcaaGTGGTTAtttgctttcagtgctgctttttttttttttttaaatgtgttttcccaTCATAGTTTCTGATTCAAAAAAACATAGATGTCAGACATTGTGTGAAACCCAAAAAGAAGAGTAGGTCAGATCAGATCTTCAGTGCATGATGAAGTGACTATAAATAACTCTATGGCAGTATGTCAAGATTTCCCTTTTAAAACATTACCAGATCCTATCATACAATATGCAAAATCAAAATCTGCTGTTTGTGTAGGTCAAGGCTAATTTCAGCCCAGCTTACTGCTGCTCCCAAAGGAACAGGGAAAGTGTCATATTCTACTTCTGCAGCTGTGGTGTCTCAAAGAtactctcttttttctttctgtttactCGAGTTCCACCCAGCAGATGTCACAGGAATGATTTACCATGTCTGTAATTCACATGCTGGGTGCAGTAGACAATTGTGAGAGACACTAAGTAAGCCAGTATTCCATATCAATTTCACTTGCTGAGGCTCATTTTCCAGCATGCTGGCATACCACCACCAGGATGGGACTTGGGGCTTTGGGGAGGTGGGGGTGGAAATTAGGTAACATCTAATATGCCATTTTCCTACTGGATGAATGAGAAGATTCTGCAGAGCTAGTCCGTAGTGATACTTAATGTTTTTAACCTTAGGTTAGATTAAGGTTTTAACAGCAGTTTAAATGTTTCAGGTTATgataattctttaaaatgtgattaTATGATGCTGGATATACATATCCAGCTCCACAAAAGTTTGAATGGGGAAGTTAGCAGCATCAGTGgtgttttcagtttctctgctaGGTCCTGAGAGATGACAACTTTAGGAGGATGAAGttaaaagtagtttttttacttttaaagttTGGTCATTTGAATTTATCCTGCAGTAATAACTAATAAGAGTGTAACAACACGATTTAGGCTGCCACATGCATAACCCACAAGTGTAACAACACGATTTAGGCTGCCACATGCATAACCCACAATACACTTAACTTCCAACAAACATCAAAATACATGCTGCAGACAAAATGATTTTAGATGAAGTAATTTACTCTAGTGATGTCTAGGCTTTCTTACATTGCTCCAGAAGATTTTGATCAGCATTTTCCCAACCCAATGCTGGGTAAGTCCTAGTGCTGGTGCATGCCCACCATCTGCAGGTACTGACAAAGCATCTTCTCATTTCATGCAAACTCTCACGTAGTTAGGGCTAACCTGGTATGATCAAGAAATGgggtttttgtttcctctttccttttccctcttgtGGCTTACCAGtacaggcagaaaaatgaaTACACGCATTTCTGATGCACTGttaacaaaaaatattcctttcaaGCTGTCCTTTCAGTCAACTCCTGACCTAAAAATTCGATATTGCAGTGTCTTGCTGGATTTCATCATAAGTTTGCTTGTCATCTGAGCAGACTCAGGGACCCCATTCCAGATGGTTTGCAGGATTGAGGAATATTCACAAATACGTAGAAATCCCACTAACTTCCTGCTTTGGCTGTGTCCTGAGTTTTGGTGCTAAAACAGCCAAGAacttgtttctctgtttcttccctttcagAGCGCCAGTACTGGGGCTCAGACCTTCAGCTTCCCAAAATGCCTTTTGAAGAAATCATGTACAATGATGAAAGTGCATACAAGTGGTTGTGCACACTAAAGAAATTAGGAATTGTTCTACTGACAGGAGCTGCTACAAGGCAGGGAGAATTGATTAGGCTTGGCCACAGGATTGGGTTCCTGCGCCTCACATTTTATGGGTGAGTTTGTTTTATATCATCTTTGTTTTGCCAGTGTTGGAATCACCTCCAGTGCTCTTCAGCTAAGCTTGCTGTACCTGTTTTGTGGATTAATATATTAAAGCAAGGTGTATGATTTTTTCTCTATATATTGGAAAATTTGGCACCAAGTTTATGTAGTGTACAAGATAATTGCTTTGCTATTGCAGGTGGGTATGGAAAGAAGAGCAGCAGTAACATTAACTgatgagagaaggaaaagtgcctgaaaaaaaatattgtcaaaTACAGGGTAGCAGTGAGATAGGCTTACTTATCTATGCcgtgaaacaaaaccaaaaatccctaATCCATCCTGTTCTGAACAGAGGAAGTCATCTGTTTGCAGCTAATACTTATAATAATTTTCACCTCTGAAACAGAAGTTCATTTCTTACTGGCATCCAGTTCTAGGGTGGCTTTCACAAATCTAATGAAATAATAACTTTGGGTAATTTCCTTGCTATTTCACTGTAAGCCAAATACATAACCTACAAAATATGATAAATAAAAGGATAAACTTGGAGTTGGAAAACTTGCCAAATTAAATATTACCTCAACAGAATCCTGAATTCTAAACTGAAATGTAACAGCAATGAATATAACTCTAACACATGAACACTTGGAATTGGAAAACTTGCCAAATTAAACATTACCTCAACAGAATCCTGAATTCTAAACTGAAATGTAACAGCAATGAATATAACTCTAACACATGAAGGAAGAAAGCCTTTCTTCTTGTCTAGATGTCTGCTTGGTGTGACCTCCATTAAATTGTCATTACTGTGAAGAGTGGAGACCTTCTCTCTGTCAGCCATATAACAGCATCATGAGTTTCCACCTTTTTAAAttaacctttttctttccattatgGAGACCTAACTGCATTAATGAAGTCTCCAGTCATACCAcaattctcttctccagcttctcATGCCCTGGACCTTttgctcctgctctgttctgaAGCCTTGTCCAGTGCATGCAGTGGTGTGAGGGTCTTGCTTtggggctccagctctgccctgaacACAGCCCATCCATCAGTGTCACCTGGAggccttcagcagcaggacatgTGTCCCGGATCTGTGTGAGACACAGACTTTAATGAAGTGTGAGGCCAGATGGTTCAAATGCACCTTCAGTTCCTGGTGCTGTACTTCTGCAGGACTAGGGATGTAACAGCCAGCCTGGTTTCCTGCTGGGGAAGACTGAACCCGTGTTGCTATCTAATGCCAAAAAACTGCTCCACCTGCTTGGTGCCAACCTTCCTACTCTATTAAACAGCCTGAACAACAGGCTTTGAAATCTGACCCCAATTATTAAACCATAAACATTCCAACCCACTCTGCTCTCCTTAAGGTCCGGGGGTCCTGACATACGCTTACCACCTGCATGGGGGTCCTGACATACCCTTACCACCTGCACCCAGCATGGCCAAGGTGATGCTTCAGCTCAGCTGAGACTTAGGCAAAGTAACGGGGGTCCTGACATACGCTTACCACCTGCACCCAGCATGGCTAAGGTGAGGCTTCAGCTCAGCTGAGACTTAGGCAAAGTAAGGTTGATTTTTCCACAGtcagtgctgagctccctgTTAGCATCTTTGACTTCAAGTCAGTAGCTCGGGCTTTGCCCCAAGTTCCCTGTGTGgaaggaaagctgctgcagagcagcttccctTACAAATCCTGATAGCACAAAAGCAATGGCTGATTTTACAAAAGCTTGTGATGGCTCTATAAAGTGTTATCACTCcagaaattttatatatttcatataaatGAGACAATTAAAATGTGTTACATTGTTTTAAAGCCATCAAGTGACTCCATAGCCTATTAAATTAAGGGTGGAGCAAATGCAGCTGCCTTCAGCACTAATTATAAGAATTATATAAAGGAGCTATTTTTTGGCTGTCAGACTGTGGAAGTGTGGTTGAAATTATCATACTTGAGTGCTGAGGTCATGTGATGATGAGTATGTGCAGTTACTCAAGTACTGTACTGATGAATATGTGCCATaccaaataataaaaactatttCTCCTAGGCAGTTAAACATGTTTGCAAATATTCAAGGGGGTTTTCCCTCTGGCAGTTGCAGAAATCTAATTTTAGCATTTTGCATAATTTCTATAGTAAATCCAACTCCTATAACAAAAGCATTTATATACtgcatataaataattttttctgcgTGTTCTTTagcctattttctttttaaaccatTATTAAGAAGTAAAGCTAGGCACACACCATCTGGAACATGCTTGGTCTGTAATATTCCACAAGGGAAAATGAGTTTCATCATTTCTTTTCAGTCAGTGTGTGCAATTATATGGACTCTGTATGGTAAATTACACTTTTCCAGACAAACATCTGGATCTATAACATGCATCTGCTAAGGACTGCCTTCAATCATGTGAACTTTGTGTAAACAAAATCTGTGGTTCTTGGTCTCAAATTCTCCTGCATGGTGTGTCACTCAAAGCACATTTTGTCTGTGCAGCAGCATAAGATATATGTCTTTGTCATACAGCTGTAACTTACTTTTTTCACTGCAGTTGTCAGAAGAGTTTTTACTGAATTGTGCCAAATTCCAAGACAGAAGCtatgtaataaaataaacagagctAGTTCTCAAAAAGGGTGTCATAGAAAGGGAAGAAGTTTCTAAGTCTTTCATCCAGACATTTCTCTCCAGTAGCAAGTCTTCAGCTTACAGGAAAGATCCCCCTGTAAAGGATACTCTCTATTTTCTTAGattataataaaataagtattaaaaataactttaaaaataacttcagggGAAAGCTACAAATGTTGTATTTCATTGATAATGTGCTCTGTGTGGCAGAGGGAAAATGGAAGGTTGCTAAAAGGAAATGGGCCAGCTTCTACTAGCTTGTTTCTGAAGCATCAGTACTGACATGGTTTCTACTGGCAGAAGCGTCTTGGTGGAGTGTTCACTTCAGCAAAGTGCCACCACTGGAAAGCTGCCATCCTTCTAGGTGCTACCCTGGTGCCAGATGTCCCCTGACACTCTGAAGTTTATCTAGGACTGCTGAAATAACTGCTGGGGTGGAGGGACACTGCTGAATCCTTGTATGTCATTGATAATGTGCTCTGCGTGGCAGAGGGAAAATGGAAGGTTGCTAAAAGGAAATGGGCCAGCTTCTACTTGCTTGTTTCTGAAACATCAGTACTGACACGGTTTCTACTGGCAGAAGCGTCTTGGTGGAGTAGCTTGTTTCTGAAGCATCAGTACTGACATGGTTTCTACTGGCAGAAGCGTCTTGGTGGAGTGTTCACTTCAGCAAAGTGCCACCACTGGAAAGCTGCCATCCTTCTAGGTGCTACCCTGGTGCCAGATGTCCCCTGACACTCTGAAGTTTATCTAGGACTGCTGAAATAACTGCTGGGGTGGAGGGACACTGCTGAATCCTTTTTTCCTCATAATGTTAGGATATTTTCATGTCCAAAGATGAAATTACTCTTGCAGTGTGATTTCACAGTTTCAGTGTGTACTGTCTGGCATTCTGGCTACATGTTCTAACAcgttttctcttttccctttggtTATAAAGACCAACTTGGCAAGTGCAAGACAAAGCAGATGCTAACAATATAGCTTATACAACTGGGAGACTCTGCTTTCATACTGATTATCCTGTTCTGCAGCATCCACCTGGGGTAAGTTGCATTTACTGACTTTTTCACCCCacaaaaggggaaagggaagtgTTCCCATAGTGTCAAACATGGTTAGTGATCAGTGGTTCTGAATTTTGTGTGAAAACAGCAATGTAAAAATACCAATACAATAATCTGCATATGATAATCTATATACACATGGCTGTGCAATTTTTACAGCATGATGGAAATTCAGCACAAGTCTCCCATATATcccataatttttaaattaaattcacaaagtattgaaaatatttccacatgAGAAAACTTTAGGGTCCTTTATATGCTGTTCTCATTATTTCACAAAAGTTAGGTGTCCAAATGCTATAGTCAGGTTGTGACATTTTGGACTCATCTCTTAAGCTCATGAagggaacagagaaagaaatacaattaaGATGGcacattctgttttctgtgaaatggTACAAGACAAACATTTGTTTGCCCTTTCATAACAGACAAAAAACCAGGGTCTTCCTGTAAAACTGGACAACcacagaaaatatgttttcaccCAGCCCTTGTCATATCAAAGTGCAATCTACATAATTCACATAATTCCAGAGAACTGGAAAGTAGTATGAACAGGTACAAAGGAACACAGACAGCCCTGGAAAGTTTTGCACTATCAAACCTCCCTTCTGTTGTTGAGAGGACTCTgttgtttctgtatttaaacaaaaagcCAATGTGATTTACCCATAGGGAAGTACCAAATACTTCACAATAAGATTATCTTTTCATCATTTCGATACTGTTCATTGATGTGGAGAAAGAATGGAATAGGCCTCCATTAATGGAGAGCAGATGTGAATTAGCTCactgtcctgcctgtgccaaAGCTCACACTCTGCTATGAAACTTTAGAGAAAGAGCATAACCTTTTCATTCAAATGTGCTTGTAGACAATAAAACTACTGAAGTACATTGAAATGTTCTTGAACATTGTCCTGaatgtgctgttttctttatgtAACTAATTACACAATATTTGAATTCTTAAGTTGTATATAAGCCACAGCaacccctgcagtgctacaggctggggacggtgtggctggacagtggccaggcaggaagggagctgggggcactgatggacagcagctggacaggagccagcagtgtgccctggtggccaagactggcctgtgtcagcagtggtgtgg containing:
- the BBOX1 gene encoding gamma-butyrobetaine dioxygenase; this encodes MGQKLDSQICSIGVPLTFAAREAEGVPLPAAPLERPAPLRPQLRMAPRVQSVEARGHFVCVRWEDGSESRYPCVWGVLRPQQLDPDIAAAGIALPDRTKICITWPDEHTSEFEAEWLKKRCFSEEARAVMRADLFLPERQYWGSDLQLPKMPFEEIMYNDESAYKWLCTLKKLGIVLLTGAATRQGELIRLGHRIGFLRLTFYGPTWQVQDKADANNIAYTTGRLCFHTDYPVLQHPPGVQFLHCIKQTSAGGESEVVDGFHVSKKLKEQNPEAYQILSSTAVDYVDVGVDYCDFAVHCKQRIIDVDSSGQEIRINYNNATRDTVFDIPAEEVRPFYAALKEFDDLLNSAEHKFTFMLKPGDILTFDNWRVLHGRQGFPASPEVTRHLEGAYADWDVVMSRLQILRKKLLDRD